The genome window ATGGCGCGGACGCGCTGCTCCGGCGCGCCGGTGTGCTCACTTGCCACGGAACACCGGTGTCCGCTTGCCGGTGAAGGCCTCGCGTCCCTCGACGTAGTCGGCGCTGCGGAAGCAGTCCAGGATCGCGTCCTTGCAGGCCTGCCAGTCCCGTCCCTCCGGGGCGATGGAGGTTTCGATGGCGAGCTTGGATGCGCGGTGCGTCAGCGGCGCCAGGCCGGCGATGGTGCGCGCGAGGTCCAGCGTTTCCTCGCGCGTTTGGATACGGTTGACGAGGCCCATCTGCCGGGCTTCCTCGGCCGTGTAGCGGCGGGCGGTGAACATGATTTCCTTGGCGTGGGCCGGCCCCACCAGTTGCGCCAGCCGGTGCAGCCAGAGCTCGTGGTAGCCCACGCCCACTTTGCCGGCGGGGATGCAGAACTGCGCCTGTTCGTTGCCATAGCGCATGTCGCAATGCAGGGCGATGGCGACGCCGCCGCCGAAGCAATAGCCGTTGATGAAGGCCAGGGTGGGCTTGCGCACGGCGCCGATGCGGCCGATGGCGCGTTCGACGGTGGCGTTGTAGCGGCGCACGTTTTCCTCGGTGTCGCGCTGTTCGCCGAACTGCGAGATGTCCGAACCCGAGGCGAAGGCGCGGTCGCCCGCGCCCTCGAACACGATGGCGCGCACGTCGTCGCGGCTTTCCAGTTCGTCCAGCAGTCCGGGCAGGGACTGCCACATGTCGAAGGTCAGCGCGTTGTGCTTGGCCGGGTGGTCGATCACGACGCGGCCCAGGTGCTGCTCGACGGCGACGTGGATGCGGCCGGGCCGGGCTTCAGATGACATGTTCGCTCCTGAGTTGCTGCAGGGTGTCGCCCTGGATGCCGATCTCGGCAAGAATGGCTTCGTTGTCCTGGCCGGGCATGGGGGCGACGCGCCGTACGCCGGCCTGATGGTTGCCCAGGCTGAAGGGCTGCCCGACCAGGTGGATGTCGCCCAGCTTCTCGTGCGCGACGGGCCAGGCGATGCCCAGGTGCCGCACCTGCGCGTCGTCGAAGGCCTGCTTGACGTTGTTGACGGCGCCGCAGGCCAGGCCGCTGGCGTTCAGGTGCTCGATCCAGTGTTCGTTGGTCTGCGTGGCGAACACGGCGGCGATCTCGTCGTTCAGTTCGAGGCGGTTGGCCGAGCGGTTCTTGTTGGTGGCGAAGCGCGGATCGTCCAGCCAGCGTTCCCGGCCCATCGCGTGGCAGAAGCGTTTCCACATCACGGTGCCCGACACGCAGATGTTGACCTGTCCGTCCTGCGTGTCGAACACGCCGGTGGGAATGATGGTGGGATGGTCGTTGCCGGCCTGCACCGGAATCTCGCCAGCCACCAGATAGCGGGCGCACTGGAAGTCCATGGTCGCCAGCAGCGATTCCAGCAGCGAGGTCCGGACCCATTGCCCCTGTCCCGTCTTCTCGCGTTCGTACAGCGCGGTCAGGATGCCCACCGCGCCGAAAACGCCCGCCGTCGTGTCGGCGATGGCGATGCCGGCGCGCACCGGACCGTGGCCGGGCAGGCCGGTGATCGACATCATGCCGGTCATGCCCTGGATGATCTGGTCGTAGCCCGGGCGCCGCGCATAGGGGCCGTCCTGGCCGAAGCCGGAGATGCTGGCGTAGATCAGGCGCGGGTTGCGGGCGCGGAGCGTGTCGTAGTCGATGCCCAGGCGGTCCTTGACGTCGGGGCGGTAGTTCTCGACGACGACGTCGGCCTGCGCGGCCAGGTCCAGGAACAGCGCGCGCCCCGGGTCCGATTTCAGGTTGAGCGTGATGCTGCGCTTGTTGCGGTGCAGGTTCTGGTAGTCCGGTCCCAGGCGCATGCCGCCCATTTCGTTCTCGTGTTCGGGATCGACGGGTTCTTCGATCTTGACCACGTCGGCGCCCCAGTCTGCCAGGACGCGCACGGCGGTCGGGCCGGCGCGCACGCGCGTCAGGTCGAGCACGCGTAGGCCGGACAAGGGCAAGCGGGCCTGCTGTTCAGACATCCTGATTCTCCTTTGCTTACTTCACCGAGAATTTCTCGAATTTCATCCGGGCGGTGGTGTCCGCCCACATCTGGCGCTCGCTGGCGACCTTGCCGGCGAAGTCGTCGGCCGAGCCGGCCGCCGCCGCGACGCCCTGGCGTTGGTACAGGGTGGCCACCTCGGGCGAGGCCAGGGCCTTGTTCAGGGCCTGGTTCAGCGCCTGCACGCGTTCC of Pigmentiphaga sp. H8 contains these proteins:
- a CDS encoding enoyl-CoA hydratase; its protein translation is MSSEARPGRIHVAVEQHLGRVVIDHPAKHNALTFDMWQSLPGLLDELESRDDVRAIVFEGAGDRAFASGSDISQFGEQRDTEENVRRYNATVERAIGRIGAVRKPTLAFINGYCFGGGVAIALHCDMRYGNEQAQFCIPAGKVGVGYHELWLHRLAQLVGPAHAKEIMFTARRYTAEEARQMGLVNRIQTREETLDLARTIAGLAPLTHRASKLAIETSIAPEGRDWQACKDAILDCFRSADYVEGREAFTGKRTPVFRGK
- a CDS encoding CaiB/BaiF CoA-transferase family protein, whose product is MSEQQARLPLSGLRVLDLTRVRAGPTAVRVLADWGADVVKIEEPVDPEHENEMGGMRLGPDYQNLHRNKRSITLNLKSDPGRALFLDLAAQADVVVENYRPDVKDRLGIDYDTLRARNPRLIYASISGFGQDGPYARRPGYDQIIQGMTGMMSITGLPGHGPVRAGIAIADTTAGVFGAVGILTALYEREKTGQGQWVRTSLLESLLATMDFQCARYLVAGEIPVQAGNDHPTIIPTGVFDTQDGQVNICVSGTVMWKRFCHAMGRERWLDDPRFATNKNRSANRLELNDEIAAVFATQTNEHWIEHLNASGLACGAVNNVKQAFDDAQVRHLGIAWPVAHEKLGDIHLVGQPFSLGNHQAGVRRVAPMPGQDNEAILAEIGIQGDTLQQLRSEHVI